A window of Aliarcobacter trophiarum LMG 25534 contains these coding sequences:
- a CDS encoding complex I subunit 4 family protein, which yields MSADILSFIIFLPAIVALGLMITTRDVNTIRNIAFLTTTVILALVLKLYLEFEPSSGMQFVTNVIWIETYGINYYIGLDGISLTILMMIAILIPTSYLLLWEGKTKGYWINMLLVQSGVTGALLSLDVILFYFFWEVMLLPVFLMIGQYGFGNKVFTTIKVTVYTMAGSLLMLVAILYLGVAHHNEFGIWSFSYDKLMQISTLEYNTKVWLFLAFLIAFAIKIPLFPLHTWIMETYKNAPTGAVFLLSSIMAKLGVYAVLRFMIPLFPEVYIEFSTWFVIIGLFGLVYFGIAALMQDDIKRMFAYSSASHLSFIAAGIFSLNSYGINGALYLIIAHAIATGALFLLVGLMQEQTGFKTIKDLGGIAKKAPIFTFVFAVMLFANVGLPGTNGFVSELLIIFGVFNFNIYLGIVAALSVIIGASYMLWMFQRAILQDRPEGSAELKMRDLKIKEIVGLVPWVVLVFVMGFYPEVFIDKFEPTVTHYLQDILQIGATR from the coding sequence ATGAGTGCAGATATTCTTTCATTTATTATATTTTTACCCGCTATTGTAGCATTGGGTTTAATGATAACAACTAGAGATGTAAATACTATAAGAAATATTGCATTTCTTACAACTACGGTTATTTTAGCACTTGTGCTTAAACTTTATTTAGAATTTGAACCAAGTTCTGGAATGCAGTTTGTAACAAATGTTATTTGGATTGAAACATATGGTATAAATTACTATATTGGCTTAGATGGAATTTCATTAACTATCTTAATGATGATTGCTATTTTAATTCCAACTTCTTATCTTCTTTTATGGGAAGGGAAAACAAAAGGGTATTGGATAAATATGCTTTTAGTTCAAAGTGGTGTTACAGGAGCTTTATTATCTCTTGATGTAATATTATTTTACTTTTTCTGGGAAGTTATGCTTTTACCTGTATTTTTAATGATAGGTCAATATGGTTTTGGTAATAAAGTTTTTACAACAATAAAAGTAACAGTTTATACAATGGCTGGTTCACTTCTAATGCTTGTTGCAATACTATATTTAGGTGTTGCTCATCATAATGAGTTTGGTATTTGGTCTTTTTCTTATGATAAACTAATGCAGATATCTACTCTTGAGTATAATACGAAAGTTTGGTTATTCTTGGCGTTTTTAATAGCATTTGCTATAAAAATTCCACTATTTCCACTACATACTTGGATTATGGAGACATATAAAAATGCACCAACTGGAGCTGTATTTTTACTATCTTCTATTATGGCAAAACTTGGAGTTTATGCAGTTTTAAGATTTATGATACCTCTATTCCCTGAAGTTTATATTGAGTTTTCAACTTGGTTTGTAATAATTGGTCTTTTTGGTCTTGTATATTTTGGTATTGCTGCACTTATGCAAGATGATATTAAAAGAATGTTTGCATACTCATCAGCTTCTCACTTAAGTTTTATAGCTGCTGGTATTTTCTCACTAAACTCTTATGGTATAAATGGAGCATTATATTTAATAATTGCCCATGCAATAGCAACGGGGGCACTATTTTTACTAGTAGGATTAATGCAAGAACAAACAGGCTTTAAAACTATAAAAGATTTAGGTGGAATTGCAAAAAAAGCACCAATATTTACTTTTGTATTTGCTGTTATGCTTTTTGCAAATGTTGGATTACCAGGGACTAATGGTTTTGTATCTGAACTTCTTATAATTTTTGGAGTATTTAACTTCAACATCTATTTAGGAATAGTTGCTGCACTTTCAGTTATTATTGGAGCTTCATATATGCTTTGGATGTTCCAAAGAGCAATTTTGCAAGATAGACCTGAAGGTTCTGCAGAACTTAAGATGAGAGATTTAAAAATCAAAGAGATAGTTGGACTTGTTCCATGGGTTGTATTAGTGTTTGTTATGGGATTTTATCCAGAAGTTTTTATAGATAAATTTGAACCAACAGTTACACACTACTTACAAGATATTTTACAAATTGGAGCAACAAGATGA
- a CDS encoding dynamin family protein — protein MSLANDYFLLYHGISFQKNLEIEPLDILLDENSFTIFALIISANRKNYDKYINLKSFKTLCQQINLKTPSNLNEFHNVQNNIIELIYAKASKDLISTLIESFEYLNSENILNTDGLKKLISLFENKHIENSDLEHVKKLENENKTPFKELKVIIENTLNELKIELKSKEILLELEEINSYISSQKFSIGITGVMNAGKSTMLNALMGREILGSAVVPETANLTIVKHNLTNNAKVFYWNTKEWEKIEESAKSLESMRDFVDETNKVFGENLKNYIRPISRFDEVDIDNLKAYTSAEHSAKKCNLVKYVELGSNLKFLSDGIEIVDTPGLDDPVIQREEITKEYISKCDIMMHLMNVSQSATLKDVEFIIDAVLYQNVSKLLVVITRADTVSKKNLEEVIEYTKTSIQRQLKSQNKDSQLDHILKTIKFIPISGHMALLHRTGREKEALEAGFTLKDTGILEIENYLMESLFGTSSAKGDLVIQSAKTQINRLLEKQIGFNNYELTLLNKSKDELELELEEFNKKKDTNKRVLLSMSEDINYYKNDAKSYIDSLETFLQSELFELQNIIKQRVVNDTRYSLQKDKKRPENTRVKVIVETAIKDGIIDVIRDYRYKFIKKSQTIGEQCEQKYHDLGFALGHKNENFDARGFFADDFKSGFLTSNNEIMINQIIVAVSSAKETKLNELDRKIADIIKSQFKTIEDDIKVKAKKVSSLLIDNFFNTLNAPLKLFEQKLTNEEMTLQNRISTFEENEKNKAELSIALHKNIKKLENIVANVKGLN, from the coding sequence ATGAGTTTAGCAAATGACTATTTTTTGTTGTACCACGGTATTAGTTTTCAAAAGAATTTAGAGATTGAGCCTCTTGATATATTATTAGATGAGAACTCTTTTACAATATTTGCATTAATTATTAGTGCAAATAGAAAAAATTATGATAAATATATAAATTTAAAGTCATTTAAGACACTCTGTCAACAAATAAATCTCAAAACTCCATCAAATTTAAATGAGTTTCATAATGTTCAAAACAATATTATTGAACTAATTTATGCAAAAGCATCTAAGGATTTAATATCTACTTTAATTGAATCATTTGAGTATTTAAATAGTGAAAATATACTAAATACCGATGGATTAAAGAAATTAATCTCTTTATTTGAAAATAAACATATAGAAAATAGCGACTTAGAGCATGTTAAAAAACTTGAAAATGAGAATAAAACACCATTTAAAGAGTTAAAAGTTATTATTGAAAATACTTTAAATGAATTAAAAATAGAGTTAAAAAGCAAAGAAATCTTATTAGAATTAGAAGAGATAAACTCTTATATAAGTAGCCAAAAATTTTCTATTGGAATAACAGGTGTTATGAATGCTGGGAAATCTACAATGTTAAATGCTCTTATGGGAAGAGAGATTTTAGGTAGTGCTGTTGTTCCTGAAACTGCAAATTTAACTATCGTAAAACATAACTTAACTAATAATGCAAAGGTATTTTATTGGAATACAAAAGAGTGGGAAAAGATAGAAGAGAGTGCAAAAAGCTTGGAAAGTATGAGAGATTTTGTAGATGAAACAAATAAAGTCTTTGGAGAAAATCTAAAAAATTATATAAGACCTATTTCAAGATTTGATGAAGTTGATATAGATAATCTAAAAGCTTACACTTCAGCAGAACATAGTGCTAAAAAATGTAACCTTGTAAAATATGTAGAACTAGGGAGCAATCTTAAGTTTTTAAGTGACGGTATAGAGATAGTTGATACTCCAGGACTTGATGACCCTGTTATTCAAAGAGAAGAGATTACAAAAGAGTACATTAGTAAATGTGATATTATGATGCACTTAATGAATGTTTCTCAAAGTGCCACTTTAAAAGATGTTGAGTTTATTATAGATGCTGTTTTATACCAAAACGTTTCTAAACTTTTAGTTGTAATTACAAGAGCTGATACAGTTAGCAAAAAGAATCTTGAAGAGGTTATTGAATATACAAAAACTTCAATACAAAGACAACTAAAATCACAAAATAAAGACTCTCAATTAGACCATATTTTAAAAACTATAAAATTTATTCCAATATCAGGGCATATGGCCCTTTTACATAGGACAGGAAGAGAAAAAGAGGCACTTGAAGCAGGATTTACTTTAAAAGATACAGGAATACTAGAGATAGAAAACTATCTCATGGAGAGTCTATTTGGAACATCTTCTGCTAAAGGTGATTTAGTAATTCAATCAGCAAAGACTCAAATTAATAGACTATTAGAAAAGCAAATAGGATTTAACAACTATGAACTAACTTTACTAAACAAATCAAAAGATGAGTTAGAGCTTGAATTAGAGGAGTTTAATAAGAAAAAAGATACAAATAAAAGAGTTCTTTTATCTATGAGTGAAGATATAAATTACTATAAAAATGATGCAAAATCATATATAGACTCCCTGGAGACATTTTTACAAAGCGAACTTTTTGAGTTACAAAATATTATTAAACAAAGGGTTGTAAATGATACTAGATACTCTTTACAAAAAGATAAAAAAAGACCTGAAAATACAAGAGTAAAAGTTATAGTTGAAACTGCAATTAAAGATGGAATTATTGATGTAATAAGAGATTATAGATATAAATTTATAAAAAAATCTCAAACAATTGGTGAACAATGTGAACAAAAATATCATGATTTAGGCTTTGCATTGGGACATAAAAATGAAAATTTTGATGCTAGAGGTTTTTTTGCTGATGATTTTAAGAGTGGATTTTTAACTTCAAATAATGAAATTATGATAAATCAAATAATTGTTGCAGTAAGTAGTGCAAAAGAGACAAAATTAAATGAGCTTGATAGAAAGATAGCTGATATTATAAAATCACAATTTAAAACAATTGAAGATGATATTAAAGTAAAGGCAAAAAAAGTTAGTTCTTTATTAATTGATAACTTCTTTAATACTCTCAATGCTCCTTTAAAGCTCTTTGAACAAAAATTAACAAATGAAGAGATGACTCTTCAAAATAGAATTTCAACTTTTGAAGAGAATGAAAAAAATAAAGCAGAACTATCTATAGCTTTACATAAAAATATCAAAAAACTTGAAAATATAGTGGCAAATGTGAAAGGACTAAATTAA
- a CDS encoding fumarate reductase flavoprotein subunit: MKINYCDALVIGGGLAGLRAAVAAQKKGLSTIVLSLVPVKRSHSAAAQGGMQASLGNSKMSDGDNEDLHFEDTVKGSDWGCDQDVARMFVHTAPKAIRELASWGVPWSRVEKGTREAVINAKKTTITEDEDRHGLITSRDFGGTKKWRTCYTADATGHTMLFGVANEALKHDVDIRDRKEAISLIHENGRCYGAIVRDLITGELEAYVAKGTCIATGGYGRVFKQTTNAVICEGTGAAIALETGIATLGNMEAVQFHPTPIVPSGILLTEGCRGDGGILRDVDGHRFMPDYEPEKKELASRDVVSRRMIEHIRNGKGVPSPYGYHVWLDISILGREHIEKNLRDVQEICQIFNGIDPADEGPKGWAPVLPMQHYSMGGIRTKPTGESQNLAGLFACGEAACWDMHGFNRLGGNSVSETVVAGMIIGNYFADYCLSNDVTIPTKTVQKFLDEQDTYINELLSYNGNEDIFKIKNRMKQLMDDKVGIFRSGEPLKEAVEELKELLAKTKQINIKSKERAGNPELEEAYRVPMMLKVALCVAKGARERTESRGAHYREDYLLRDDKNWLNRTLTSWPNKNDMEPTITYEALDIMKMEMPPAFRGYGAKGMIIEHELSAKRQEEVDSLREKLEAEGKDRHEIQHALMPFSLPMNYKDKNERAGDK, encoded by the coding sequence ATGAAAATAAATTACTGTGATGCACTAGTTATTGGTGGAGGACTAGCTGGTCTTAGAGCTGCAGTTGCTGCACAAAAAAAAGGTTTGAGTACAATTGTTTTATCTTTAGTTCCAGTAAAAAGATCTCATAGTGCTGCTGCTCAAGGTGGGATGCAAGCAAGTTTAGGTAACTCTAAAATGTCTGATGGAGATAATGAAGATCTACATTTTGAAGATACAGTAAAAGGTTCTGACTGGGGATGTGACCAAGATGTTGCTAGAATGTTTGTTCATACTGCACCAAAGGCAATTAGAGAACTTGCATCGTGGGGAGTTCCTTGGAGTAGAGTTGAAAAAGGAACTAGAGAAGCTGTTATAAATGCTAAAAAAACAACTATTACTGAAGATGAAGATAGACATGGTCTTATTACATCAAGAGACTTTGGTGGTACAAAAAAATGGAGAACTTGTTACACAGCTGATGCAACAGGACATACAATGCTTTTTGGTGTTGCAAATGAAGCTTTAAAACATGATGTTGATATTAGAGATAGAAAAGAGGCTATTAGCTTAATTCATGAAAATGGAAGATGTTATGGAGCAATTGTTAGAGATTTAATTACTGGTGAATTAGAAGCTTATGTTGCAAAAGGTACATGTATAGCAACAGGTGGATATGGAAGAGTATTTAAACAAACAACAAATGCTGTAATTTGTGAAGGTACAGGTGCTGCTATTGCACTTGAAACTGGAATTGCAACTTTAGGAAATATGGAAGCTGTACAGTTTCACCCAACTCCAATTGTACCATCTGGAATTCTATTAACAGAAGGTTGTAGAGGAGATGGTGGAATTTTAAGAGATGTTGATGGTCACAGATTTATGCCAGATTATGAGCCTGAGAAAAAAGAACTAGCTTCAAGAGATGTTGTAAGTAGAAGAATGATTGAACATATTAGAAATGGAAAAGGTGTTCCTTCTCCTTATGGATACCATGTTTGGTTAGATATTTCTATTCTAGGGCGAGAGCATATTGAGAAAAACTTAAGAGATGTTCAAGAGATTTGTCAAATATTTAATGGAATTGATCCAGCTGATGAAGGACCAAAAGGTTGGGCACCAGTTCTTCCAATGCAACACTACTCAATGGGTGGGATTAGAACAAAACCAACAGGTGAATCACAAAACTTAGCAGGACTATTTGCTTGTGGTGAAGCTGCTTGTTGGGATATGCATGGATTTAATAGATTAGGTGGAAACTCAGTATCTGAAACAGTTGTTGCAGGTATGATTATTGGTAACTATTTTGCTGATTATTGTCTTTCAAATGATGTGACAATCCCTACAAAAACTGTACAAAAATTCTTAGATGAGCAAGATACTTATATTAATGAACTACTATCTTACAATGGTAATGAAGATATTTTTAAAATAAAAAATCGAATGAAACAATTAATGGATGATAAAGTTGGTATTTTTAGAAGTGGTGAGCCATTAAAAGAAGCTGTTGAAGAGTTAAAAGAACTTTTAGCTAAAACAAAACAGATTAATATTAAATCAAAAGAGAGAGCTGGAAATCCTGAGCTTGAAGAGGCTTATAGAGTTCCTATGATGCTTAAAGTAGCTCTTTGTGTTGCTAAAGGTGCAAGAGAGAGAACTGAAAGTAGAGGTGCACACTATAGAGAAGATTATCTTTTAAGAGATGACAAAAACTGGTTAAATAGAACTCTTACTTCATGGCCAAATAAAAATGATATGGAACCAACTATTACTTATGAAGCTCTTGATATTATGAAAATGGAGATGCCACCTGCATTTAGAGGATATGGTGCAAAAGGGATGATTATTGAACATGAATTATCTGCAAAAAGACAAGAAGAGGTTGATAGTTTAAGAGAGAAATTAGAAGCTGAAGGTAAAGATAGACATGAAATCCAACATGCGTTAATGCCATTTAGTTTACCAATGAACTATAAAGATAAAAATGAAAGAGCAGGAGATAAATAA
- a CDS encoding fumarate reductase iron-sulfur subunit, with the protein MSAQKGREITISVLKYNPRSKVSKPHFVEYKLEETAGMTLFIALNQIRENFDPDLSFDFVCRAGICGSCGMMVNGKPALACRTLIANYPTGKLQLMPMPAFELIKDLSVNTGKWMDSMSKRVESWIHSNHEVDISKLEDRVEPKVANDTFELDRCIECGICVASCGTMLMRPKFVGPVGLNRVARFEIDPHDSRTAEDYYELIGDDDGVFGCMSLMACEDHCPKHLPLQEKIAYLRRKLVALR; encoded by the coding sequence ATGAGCGCACAAAAAGGTAGAGAAATTACAATTTCAGTTCTTAAATATAATCCTAGAAGTAAGGTTTCAAAACCTCACTTTGTAGAATATAAATTGGAAGAGACAGCAGGAATGACTCTTTTTATTGCGTTAAATCAAATTAGAGAAAATTTTGATCCTGATTTATCATTTGATTTTGTTTGTAGAGCTGGAATTTGTGGAAGTTGTGGAATGATGGTAAATGGAAAACCAGCACTTGCTTGTAGAACACTAATTGCAAATTATCCAACTGGAAAATTACAATTAATGCCAATGCCTGCATTTGAATTAATCAAAGATTTATCTGTAAATACTGGTAAATGGATGGATAGTATGAGTAAAAGAGTTGAATCATGGATTCACTCAAATCATGAAGTTGATATTTCAAAACTTGAAGATAGAGTTGAGCCAAAAGTTGCAAATGATACTTTTGAACTTGATAGATGTATTGAGTGTGGGATTTGTGTTGCTTCTTGTGGAACAATGCTAATGCGTCCAAAATTTGTTGGTCCAGTTGGATTAAATAGAGTTGCAAGATTTGAGATAGATCCACATGATAGCAGAACAGCGGAAGATTATTATGAATTAATTGGTGATGATGATGGAGTATTTGGTTGTATGTCTTTAATGGCATGTGAAGACCACTGTCCAAAACATTTACCTCTACAAGAGAAAATTGCTTACTTAAGAAGAAAATTAGTAGCACTTAGATAA
- a CDS encoding NADH-quinone oxidoreductase subunit N, which produces MSNFIYLIPTLLVLFGAIALLFMSMYEKISVKSHIFVSSLFLIAALVFALLNANTLYSVQPYESFFNNVLTFDTFSNFFNILLILGTLLTILIGEHYLQHRSYFKGEFFSILLFALFGMMVLAQANELITAFIALEIASFSVYIMVGYNSDDSKRVEAIFKYLVLGAFIGTFFLLGLVLVFGSVSSTNLSDIYSYIMTNSSENLELLYIGLTLILFTFLFKIAAFPFQSWVLDIYRGAPMIITAYMASTFKIAIFSFFLRLILDYIAPIIDFWDTVLEVVIILTLLFGTWLAITQDIVKRMLAASSIVHTGYLLLAFIALSYTNGEIVNMDAAYSIMFYLIAYLVSALGAFGLASHIISETNIKVTFDDFKGLAKQRPFLAAMMTIFMLSLAGIPGTIGFIGKVYVFTEALKAGYVALAVFAIFATIVSMYYYLRLIAVMYFYPPKEECISEDFNDSRVSTYAILFVAILTIVGGIGSAVVFFIPVLNIDTLINFAQLAVKSLFL; this is translated from the coding sequence ATGAGTAATTTTATTTATTTAATTCCAACTCTATTGGTTTTATTTGGGGCTATTGCTCTACTATTTATGAGTATGTATGAAAAAATTAGTGTAAAAAGTCATATCTTTGTATCATCTTTATTTTTAATAGCTGCCTTAGTATTTGCTCTTTTAAATGCAAATACTCTATATTCGGTTCAACCTTATGAGAGCTTTTTTAATAATGTTTTAACATTTGATACTTTTTCAAATTTCTTTAATATACTACTTATTTTAGGTACTTTATTAACAATTTTAATTGGTGAGCACTATTTACAACATAGAAGTTATTTCAAAGGTGAATTCTTTAGTATTTTATTATTTGCTCTATTTGGAATGATGGTTTTAGCACAAGCAAATGAGCTAATAACTGCATTTATAGCTTTAGAAATTGCTTCATTTAGTGTGTATATTATGGTTGGTTACAATAGTGATGATTCAAAAAGAGTTGAAGCTATATTTAAATACCTAGTATTAGGTGCTTTTATTGGAACTTTCTTCTTATTAGGTCTTGTTTTGGTTTTTGGATCAGTTTCAAGTACAAACTTAAGTGATATTTATAGCTATATTATGACAAACTCTAGTGAAAACCTTGAGTTATTATATATTGGATTGACTCTAATTTTATTTACATTTCTTTTCAAAATTGCAGCATTTCCTTTCCAATCATGGGTACTAGATATTTATAGAGGTGCACCTATGATAATTACAGCATATATGGCATCTACTTTTAAAATTGCTATATTCTCATTTTTCTTAAGATTAATTTTGGACTACATAGCCCCAATTATAGATTTCTGGGATACAGTTTTAGAAGTTGTAATTATATTAACTCTTCTATTTGGAACGTGGCTTGCAATTACTCAAGATATTGTAAAAAGAATGTTAGCAGCATCTTCAATAGTTCATACAGGATATTTACTTCTTGCCTTTATTGCTTTAAGCTATACAAATGGTGAAATAGTAAATATGGATGCTGCATACTCAATAATGTTTTATCTAATTGCATATTTAGTATCTGCATTAGGTGCATTTGGATTAGCTTCTCATATTATCTCAGAGACAAATATAAAAGTTACTTTTGATGATTTTAAGGGTTTAGCAAAACAAAGACCATTTCTAGCAGCAATGATGACAATTTTTATGTTATCGCTAGCTGGGATTCCTGGAACTATTGGATTTATAGGAAAAGTTTATGTATTTACAGAAGCGTTAAAAGCTGGATATGTTGCTTTAGCTGTTTTTGCTATTTTTGCTACAATAGTTTCTATGTATTACTATTTAAGATTAATTGCCGTTATGTACTTTTACCCTCCAAAAGAGGAGTGTATAAGTGAAGATTTCAATGATAGTAGAGTTTCAACTTATGCAATACTTTTTGTTGCAATTTTAACTATTGTTGGTGGTATCGGATCAGCTGTTGTATTCTTTATTCCAGTACTAAATATAGATACTTTGATAAACTTTGCGCAATTAGCTGTAAAATCTCTATTTTTATAA
- a CDS encoding fumarate reductase cytochrome b subunit: MSDLVEGYLGKTEEGKKSRLPAKLDFIQSFTGGFLALFMWAHMMLVASILVSNDFMYQVTKLLEGSFIFEDGNPLLVSIAALVIFIIFIVHAALGMRKLPGNFKQYQVIKAHAKSMGHDDTKLWFIQAYTGFAMFFLGSVHLYIIMTHPDQIGPYESSARVWEEYMWPLYILLLLAVEFHGTIGLYRLCVKWGWFDGANPRATRKALKKLKWALTVFFLVLGFASLAAYMKIGYENSKNNIPRDSFKPSAHIINYNLKAKSIGGLA, from the coding sequence ATGAGTGACCTAGTAGAGGGTTATTTAGGGAAAACCGAAGAAGGGAAAAAAAGTAGATTACCTGCAAAACTTGACTTTATTCAAAGTTTTACAGGTGGTTTTTTAGCTTTATTTATGTGGGCACATATGATGCTTGTTGCATCAATTTTGGTGTCAAACGATTTTATGTATCAAGTAACAAAATTACTTGAAGGAAGCTTTATATTCGAAGATGGAAATCCTCTTTTAGTATCTATTGCAGCTCTTGTTATTTTTATAATTTTTATTGTTCATGCAGCTTTAGGTATGAGAAAATTACCAGGTAACTTCAAACAGTATCAAGTAATTAAAGCTCATGCAAAAAGTATGGGTCATGATGATACAAAACTGTGGTTTATTCAAGCATATACTGGATTTGCAATGTTCTTTTTAGGATCTGTTCATTTATACATAATTATGACTCATCCTGATCAAATAGGACCATATGAAAGTAGTGCTAGAGTTTGGGAAGAGTATATGTGGCCACTATATATTTTACTTCTTTTAGCTGTAGAGTTCCATGGAACAATTGGTCTTTATAGACTTTGTGTAAAATGGGGTTGGTTTGATGGAGCAAACCCAAGAGCTACTAGAAAAGCACTTAAAAAACTTAAATGGGCATTAACTGTGTTCTTCTTAGTATTAGGTTTTGCTTCTCTTGCTGCTTATATGAAAATTGGTTACGAAAACTCTAAAAATAACATTCCTAGAGATTCATTTAAACCATCTGCACATATCATCAATTATAACTTAAAAGCTAAAAGCATTGGAGGATTAGCATAA
- the nuoL gene encoding NADH-quinone oxidoreductase subunit L translates to MSTNLLIWIILSPLLGAILNGGLYFYNIKKQKISQNYFAIIGTLTPLIAFLITLSLFLRMLEEKIIFKQHLFTWLNVENLNVDMAFLGDNLSIFMSMFVTFVGWLIHIYAVGYMKGDEGFGKFFAYFNLFLASMLILVLADNPVILFIGWEGVGVCSYLLIKFYYGSKENVEAANKAFIVNRVGDFGFLLGVATLFFALGQVDLSFSSIEANLGNTTNGWLLLAGFLLFVGAMGKSAQIPLYTWLPDAMAGPTPISALIHAATMVTAGVYMVARFHFLYSGIEEIGTFIAYIGAFSALLAAIIATRQTDIKKILAYSTMSQLGYMFIAVGLGFYSSGLFHVFTHAFFKAMLFMGAGGVIIALHHEQNIFNIAKHRAILPIISATFLVGVIAISGIPPFSGFFSKDAILAAAFQEEHYVIYAIALFTAFLTAFYMFRLYFIVFVTPNGHDKEYVYTSRTITFPLLVLAIGAIGAGFLNLPSIFGGSHMVDSWLGSLNSKTITLSHSTEYILMALSVIVAALGIFIAYKKYANYDLEKPELEVGFVGRKLYVDELYDFVFVRSSKAISCFIDKVLDAKIIDAFIMKCSVGFVAIGRKVALIQNANVRFYAVFMLAGMSCIFVYLYLKLGL, encoded by the coding sequence ATGAGTACAAATCTTTTAATTTGGATAATTTTATCTCCTTTGTTAGGAGCTATTTTAAATGGTGGTTTATATTTCTATAATATTAAAAAACAAAAAATTTCACAAAACTATTTTGCAATAATTGGAACATTAACTCCTTTAATTGCTTTTTTAATCACTCTTAGCCTATTTTTAAGAATGCTTGAAGAGAAAATTATTTTTAAACAACACCTATTTACATGGTTAAATGTAGAAAACTTAAATGTTGATATGGCATTTTTAGGGGATAATCTATCTATTTTTATGTCAATGTTTGTTACATTTGTTGGATGGTTAATTCATATCTATGCTGTTGGATATATGAAAGGTGATGAGGGATTTGGTAAATTCTTTGCCTATTTTAATCTTTTTTTAGCATCAATGCTTATTCTAGTTCTTGCAGATAATCCAGTAATTTTATTTATAGGATGGGAAGGAGTTGGAGTTTGTTCATATCTTTTAATTAAATTCTATTATGGAAGTAAAGAAAATGTTGAAGCTGCAAATAAAGCATTTATAGTAAACAGAGTTGGAGATTTTGGATTTTTACTAGGAGTTGCTACACTATTTTTTGCTTTAGGTCAAGTTGATCTCTCTTTTTCATCTATTGAGGCAAATTTAGGAAATACTACAAATGGTTGGTTACTTTTAGCTGGGTTTTTACTATTTGTAGGAGCTATGGGGAAATCTGCTCAAATTCCTCTTTATACATGGCTTCCAGATGCAATGGCAGGACCAACACCAATTTCAGCACTAATTCACGCAGCAACAATGGTAACTGCTGGGGTTTATATGGTTGCAAGATTTCACTTCTTATATAGTGGAATAGAAGAAATAGGAACATTTATAGCGTATATTGGAGCATTTTCAGCTCTTCTTGCAGCGATTATTGCTACAAGACAAACTGATATTAAAAAAATCCTTGCATACTCAACTATGAGCCAATTAGGATATATGTTTATAGCAGTTGGACTTGGGTTTTACTCAAGTGGACTTTTCCATGTTTTCACTCATGCATTCTTTAAAGCTATGCTATTCATGGGAGCTGGTGGAGTTATAATTGCTCTTCATCATGAACAAAATATATTTAATATTGCTAAACATAGAGCAATTTTACCAATAATTTCTGCAACATTTTTAGTAGGGGTTATTGCAATTTCAGGAATTCCACCATTTTCAGGATTTTTCTCTAAAGATGCAATTTTAGCAGCTGCATTCCAAGAGGAACACTATGTGATTTATGCAATAGCACTATTTACTGCATTTTTAACTGCATTTTATATGTTTAGACTATATTTTATAGTTTTTGTTACTCCAAATGGACATGATAAAGAGTATGTTTATACAAGTAGAACTATTACTTTTCCACTTTTAGTTTTAGCTATTGGAGCTATTGGAGCTGGATTCTTAAATCTTCCTTCTATATTTGGAGGAAGTCATATGGTTGATAGTTGGTTAGGAAGCTTAAACTCAAAAACAATCACTCTGTCTCATAGCACTGAGTATATTTTAATGGCACTATCTGTTATTGTAGCAGCTTTAGGAATATTCATTGCATACAAAAAATATGCAAATTATGATTTAGAAAAACCTGAGCTTGAGGTTGGTTTTGTTGGAAGAAAACTTTATGTTGATGAACTTTATGATTTTGTTTTTGTAAGAAGTTCAAAAGCGATATCTTGTTTTATTGATAAAGTTTTAGATGCAAAAATTATTGATGCATTTATTATGAAGTGTTCAGTTGGATTTGTGGCTATTGGAAGAAAAGTAGCATTAATACAAAATGCAAATGTACGATTCTATGCAGTATTTATGCTTGCTGGAATGAGTTGTATATTTGTATATCTATATTTAAAATTAGGGTTATAA